Proteins encoded within one genomic window of Methanobrevibacter thaueri:
- a CDS encoding nucleotidyltransferase family protein, giving the protein MSVSTVITAAGKNSRMRKDQISRGIELTNKLILPFNGKTVIETTIDNALSSNADECIVVLGHYASEIKEAIFDNYKDKVKFVENNPVDVGLSTSLYHGLSKLTSDFALCITADQPTVTTETFNRLIEVSQKSDDPYRTISILRRRKTGLLDTAEGLGMPFVAPRENLMGYLENENDNLNPILRKIFDDGYVFYGIKEKNEKELLNINHYDDYLILLD; this is encoded by the coding sequence ATGTCTGTTTCTACTGTTATTACCGCTGCAGGTAAAAATTCTCGAATGAGAAAAGACCAAATTTCCAGAGGCATTGAGTTAACCAATAAGCTAATTTTACCGTTCAATGGCAAGACAGTCATAGAGACAACCATTGATAATGCATTATCCTCAAATGCAGATGAGTGCATTGTGGTACTTGGTCATTATGCTAGTGAAATAAAAGAGGCAATCTTTGATAATTATAAAGATAAGGTGAAATTTGTTGAAAACAATCCCGTTGATGTAGGTTTATCAACATCACTTTACCATGGTCTTTCAAAATTAACCTCAGATTTCGCATTGTGCATAACAGCCGACCAGCCGACAGTGACAACAGAAACATTCAACAGACTCATTGAAGTCAGTCAAAAATCAGATGATCCCTACAGGACAATATCCATCTTAAGAAGAAGAAAGACAGGACTGCTGGACACTGCTGAAGGTTTGGGAATGCCTTTTGTGGCTCCAAGGGAAAACCTTATGGGATACCTTGAAAATGAGAACGATAACCTGAATCCTATATTGAGAAAAATATTCGATGATGGATATGTGTTTTATGGAATAAAAGAAAAAAATGAAAAAGAGTTATTAAACATTAATCACTATGATGATTATTTAATACTCTTAGATTGA
- the hypB gene encoding hydrogenase nickel incorporation protein HypB, producing MHQVADVEVAKNIMDANKKLADKNLKNLEDKDIFCVDFVGAIGSGKTTLVEEIIDNTDYKIGVLAGDVISKFDAGRIEKHDVPVVGLNTGKECHLDAHLVGHGLEDLPLDDLDMVIIENVGNLICPVDFELGSHLRIVVVSVTEGDDTVEKHPIIFQTSDVVVINKVDLADAVGADADKMVADAQRLNPNVKVIKSSLKEGTGLDEIIAVIEEAKNS from the coding sequence ATGCACCAAGTAGCTGATGTAGAAGTAGCAAAAAATATTATGGATGCTAATAAGAAATTAGCGGATAAAAACTTAAAAAATTTGGAAGATAAAGACATTTTCTGTGTTGATTTTGTAGGAGCAATCGGTTCCGGTAAAACAACACTTGTCGAAGAGATCATTGACAATACTGATTATAAGATTGGTGTTCTTGCAGGAGACGTAATCTCAAAATTCGATGCAGGACGTATAGAAAAGCATGATGTGCCTGTTGTAGGTTTAAACACTGGTAAGGAATGTCACTTAGATGCACATTTAGTGGGTCACGGACTTGAGGACCTGCCTTTGGATGACCTTGACATGGTCATTATCGAAAACGTGGGTAACTTGATTTGTCCTGTGGACTTCGAATTGGGTTCACACTTGAGAATTGTCGTTGTGAGCGTTACCGAAGGTGACGACACTGTTGAAAAACACCCAATCATTTTCCAGACATCTGATGTGGTTGTAATCAATAAGGTTGACCTTGCAGATGCCGTTGGAGCTGACGCTGACAAGATGGTGGCTGACGCTCAAAGATTAAACCCTAATGTTAAAGTAATTAAATCCAGTTTGAAAGAAGGAACTGGATTGGATGAAATTATTGCTGTAATTGAAGAAGCAAAAAATAGTTAA
- the hypA gene encoding hydrogenase maturation nickel metallochaperone HypA yields MHELSMAQGIINAVLETAEANNATEVNEVTVEVGRLAMINPEQLEFILGVLIENTIMEDAKIVFEEIPAEIECNDCNFHGEAILDDSDHYAPLVKCPECDSLSVETLNGKDIVVKNIVIEKPDDN; encoded by the coding sequence ATGCACGAATTATCTATGGCTCAAGGCATTATCAATGCGGTTCTTGAAACTGCAGAGGCAAATAATGCAACTGAAGTAAATGAAGTCACTGTTGAAGTTGGAAGACTCGCAATGATAAATCCAGAACAATTGGAATTCATATTAGGAGTTTTGATTGAAAATACAATTATGGAAGATGCAAAAATTGTTTTTGAAGAGATTCCAGCTGAAATAGAATGTAATGACTGCAATTTCCATGGTGAAGCTATATTAGATGATAGTGACCACTACGCTCCACTCGTCAAATGTCCTGAATGTGACAGCTTGAGCGTAGAGACCTTAAATGGAAAAGACATTGTTGTAAAAAATATTGTTATTGAAAAACCTGACGATAATTAG
- a CDS encoding DUF169 domain-containing protein, whose product MTNLETNKKYCEVIESKIALDCKPVAMKLIKTEEDLPEGYDLIDEKIRHCEMVRKASLGDKFYSTIEEQKCLGGAGAIGLRDMPEKLANGEKYFSLGRFQDLETAQKLTADLSIVPERSWGIIYAPLDEADFEADVIQVITKPVGGMKLAQSIVYKTGEKACGMFAGIQSLCGDAFSKPYIEGGINFTLGCDGSRKAADIKDEEMAVGISKEMIEEVISGLESI is encoded by the coding sequence ATGACTAATTTAGAAACAAATAAAAAATATTGTGAAGTAATCGAAAGCAAAATTGCACTCGATTGCAAACCTGTAGCAATGAAATTAATCAAAACCGAAGAAGACCTTCCGGAAGGTTATGATTTGATTGATGAAAAAATCAGACATTGTGAAATGGTTAGAAAAGCATCATTAGGTGATAAATTTTACTCAACTATTGAAGAACAGAAATGTTTAGGCGGTGCAGGAGCTATCGGCCTTAGGGACATGCCTGAAAAATTGGCCAACGGTGAAAAATACTTCTCATTAGGCAGATTCCAAGATTTGGAAACCGCACAAAAATTAACTGCAGACCTTTCCATTGTTCCTGAAAGGTCATGGGGAATTATCTATGCTCCATTGGATGAGGCAGACTTTGAGGCTGACGTGATTCAAGTCATCACAAAACCTGTCGGCGGAATGAAACTTGCTCAAAGTATCGTTTATAAAACCGGTGAAAAGGCTTGCGGAATGTTTGCAGGAATTCAATCCTTATGCGGCGATGCATTTTCAAAACCATACATTGAAGGTGGAATCAACTTCACATTAGGCTGTGACGGTTCAAGAAAAGCAGCTGACATCAAGGATGAGGAAATGGCTGTAGGCATCAGTAAAGAAATGATTGAAGAAGTCATTTCCGGTTTAGAATCAATCTAA
- a CDS encoding PD-(D/E)XK nuclease family protein → MKLPSKSKPYIIPEYSLTGDLLSFLTCNLQYRYQNKGTLPPSKPVQRWFGEFIHGVMEEAYLEWDYKKTSFPWDWIDDIRPIEEQIDLRLQTRGLYPYDEDLFFSMSNHPEVEYLNEHDHKKLASARAEKAINIWGKHLFPLIDSSEHLIKGVRPMPNYDEHKSRSNYYGINGVVDVLTSMKINDLEQSNLDNFNNEIIAFLKKDPNFQKRIKEQDGEDYEIIIDYKGMKRPPTIVTNPKVEDKWETHKQQILTYSWLRSKQEDAKPIVAGIIFYLNELVPSKEDLVLIKEELKDELTDVGNEFEDDVKLIERWEEEDKAPELSDGFKISRSIRIINVDEEEQENALLMFDSVVDNIESSLIREMNGCKIQEAWKADSDERTCSACDFRTFCKNNSVKTKDIKIP, encoded by the coding sequence ATGAAATTACCGTCAAAATCAAAACCTTATATAATTCCAGAGTACAGTCTTACCGGAGATTTGCTTTCATTTTTAACCTGTAACCTACAGTACAGATACCAGAATAAGGGAACCCTGCCCCCATCAAAGCCCGTGCAAAGGTGGTTTGGTGAGTTCATCCATGGTGTGATGGAAGAGGCATATCTGGAATGGGATTACAAGAAGACAAGCTTCCCATGGGATTGGATAGATGACATCAGGCCTATTGAGGAGCAGATCGATTTAAGATTGCAGACAAGGGGACTCTATCCCTATGATGAGGACCTGTTTTTCAGCATGTCCAATCATCCTGAAGTCGAGTACCTAAATGAGCATGACCATAAGAAGCTGGCAAGTGCAAGAGCTGAAAAGGCAATAAATATATGGGGAAAGCACCTGTTCCCTTTGATTGACTCATCAGAGCATTTGATTAAGGGAGTAAGGCCAATGCCGAATTATGATGAGCATAAAAGCCGTTCAAATTATTACGGCATCAACGGGGTTGTGGATGTCCTGACCTCCATGAAGATCAATGACCTGGAGCAGAGCAACCTGGACAACTTCAACAATGAAATCATCGCATTCCTTAAAAAGGACCCTAATTTCCAAAAAAGGATAAAGGAACAGGACGGCGAGGATTATGAGATAATCATCGACTATAAGGGAATGAAAAGACCTCCAACTATAGTAACAAATCCGAAAGTCGAGGACAAATGGGAAACCCATAAACAGCAGATATTGACCTACTCCTGGCTCAGGTCCAAACAGGAGGATGCAAAGCCTATTGTGGCAGGAATCATCTTTTACCTGAATGAGCTTGTACCTTCAAAAGAGGACCTGGTTTTGATTAAGGAGGAGCTTAAGGATGAGCTGACAGATGTGGGCAATGAATTTGAGGATGACGTTAAGCTAATCGAAAGGTGGGAGGAAGAGGACAAGGCTCCCGAATTAAGCGACGGGTTCAAGATAAGCAGATCAATCAGAATCATCAACGTGGATGAGGAAGAGCAGGAAAATGCACTGCTGATGTTCGACAGTGTGGTCGATAATATTGAAAGCTCATTAATCAGGGAAATGAACGGCTGCAAGATTCAGGAAGCCTGGAAAGCTGACTCTGATGAAAGAACCTGCAGTGCTTGCGATTTCAGGACATTTTGTAAAAATAACAGTGTTAAAACAAAAGATATTAAAATTCCTTAA
- a CDS encoding aldo/keto reductase — protein sequence MTYKSKFGFGCMRLPLTDKNDPTSINQDLFNEMVDIYMEKGYDYFDTSYAYHNGMSEVAIRKAVVERYPRESFRICDKMPTWALTCEEDNEKFVNEMLERLGIEYFDVFFIHNINGPWVKNAINANTFEYVKKMKENGVAKQIGFSFHDKSDLLEEVLDKYGEMFDIVQLELNYLDWEDPSIEAHKCYDLCVKHGLDVYVMEPLKGGVIVNPNDEIKNDFKEFNPDKSIASFAIRFCASLENVKIVLSGMSKMEDLIDNCDTYENFEVLSDEENSFLEKMALKLADNVAVPCSECGYCVDACPEMIPIPEYFNLYNTSKNQPESDIYRLYFDKLADEKVPADECTYCSTCIDHCTQKIDIPEMLEKVCEHFEQGFTPYG from the coding sequence ATGACTTACAAATCAAAATTCGGTTTCGGCTGCATGAGACTGCCCCTGACCGATAAGAACGACCCCACATCAATCAATCAGGACCTGTTCAACGAAATGGTTGACATCTACATGGAAAAAGGATATGACTACTTTGACACTTCCTATGCTTATCACAACGGAATGAGCGAAGTTGCAATCAGAAAGGCAGTTGTTGAAAGGTATCCGCGTGAATCCTTCAGAATATGTGACAAAATGCCGACATGGGCTCTGACCTGCGAGGAAGACAATGAAAAGTTCGTCAACGAAATGCTTGAAAGACTTGGCATTGAATACTTTGACGTTTTCTTCATTCACAACATCAACGGACCATGGGTTAAAAACGCAATAAATGCAAACACCTTTGAATATGTCAAAAAGATGAAAGAAAACGGAGTTGCAAAGCAAATTGGATTCAGTTTCCACGACAAATCAGACCTGCTTGAAGAAGTTCTCGACAAATACGGAGAGATGTTCGACATAGTCCAACTGGAGCTCAACTACCTTGACTGGGAGGATCCGTCAATTGAAGCCCACAAATGTTATGACCTGTGTGTCAAACACGGACTTGACGTCTATGTCATGGAACCATTGAAAGGAGGAGTGATTGTAAATCCAAATGATGAGATAAAAAATGACTTCAAAGAGTTCAACCCGGACAAGTCCATTGCAAGCTTTGCAATCAGATTCTGCGCATCCCTTGAAAACGTTAAAATAGTTCTAAGCGGAATGAGCAAAATGGAGGATTTGATTGATAACTGCGACACCTATGAGAATTTTGAGGTCTTAAGCGATGAGGAAAACTCATTTTTGGAAAAGATGGCTCTAAAGCTGGCCGACAACGTTGCAGTTCCATGCAGCGAATGCGGATACTGTGTTGACGCATGTCCTGAAATGATTCCAATCCCTGAATATTTCAATCTATACAACACAAGCAAGAACCAGCCTGAATCCGACATCTACAGATTGTACTTTGACAAGCTGGCCGATGAGAAGGTTCCTGCTGACGAGTGTACATACTGCAGCACATGCATTGACCACTGCACTCAAAAAATAGACATTCCGGAAATGCTTGAAAAGGTGTGCGAACACTTTGAGCAAGGATTCACCCCATACGGATGA
- a CDS encoding DEAD/DEAH box helicase: MVDNIDMFKNDVRYRENIAHIETIPAKEASFRKVNNLNERIVDYLDSKNVKLYEHQAETYEAIKDGENVIITTPTASGKTLAFNLPIMETMIEDKDATALYIYPAKALSNDQLHVLEGMEEELSIKIRPRTYDGDTPREDKRGIREKSRIVLTNPYQLHLILSWHHQWSRFYKNLRYIVIDESHYYKGVFGSNVAFLIKRLKRIANFYGSYPQFILSSATLANPLELANRLTGEDFKLVDNDTSPSGEKDFILYNPFKNYVRKKINTQNAPSVHMETENIFMYMMLKNIQTLCFTVSRKTTELIAMWAKKDMTQVKGKLAHRIAAYRAGYQAQERREIEEGLKSGKYLGVTCTNALELGINIGSLDAVIISGYPGTMISTWQQAGRAGRSNQKSLAVLIAFENQLDQYFMNNPKFFFDKPHENAIIDLKNPILQEAHLLCAAKELPLQRGEAEKYFGISQNVIDGMVARKDLHENHRGDFIYPYDDSPALDHSLDQISSEEFKVMNNGKLLETMERSQVYREAHEGAILINKGDTYVVNDVNLKSGYVNVSKEVVDYHTMVLNQTDISIRKKLSKTKYGDLTIHFGELTVSEDYFKYKKMHFSKAIGTYPLELPPLKFNTKGLWFTIPKRVQDTLEDMFPNEEEVFAGGLHGAEHALIGLFPLHTMCDRFDIGGLSTNYHEDTQEATIFIYDGYEGGIGICEKAADVFVELLNSTIDMLNNCQCQSGCPACIYSPKCGNDNKPLHKNATKYILEFMSKLISNEDDSEIEAEVIVEEIVIPDDFDEAYDLYKKGDYSASKDLLNNIISNDKRHARALALMAQILYEQDQKDIALLFTKKALSADRSNEMANELEVLLTNKPQKEMVELNSLDDVDTLYEEAYDLYEQGDLATASDILVKLLDFDDRNSEALALMGLIYYHSGIFPKAVEYYKKASKINKNGEMVRELKMRVA; this comes from the coding sequence ATGGTAGACAATATTGACATGTTTAAAAACGATGTGAGATACAGGGAAAACATTGCCCATATAGAAACCATACCAGCTAAAGAGGCCAGTTTCAGGAAAGTGAATAATCTAAACGAGAGGATCGTTGATTATCTAGATTCAAAAAATGTTAAATTATACGAACATCAGGCGGAGACATATGAAGCCATAAAGGACGGAGAGAATGTAATAATCACCACACCAACAGCTTCAGGAAAGACATTGGCTTTTAACCTTCCTATTATGGAGACAATGATAGAGGATAAGGATGCAACGGCGCTGTACATTTATCCCGCAAAGGCTCTCTCAAATGACCAACTGCACGTTCTTGAAGGCATGGAAGAGGAATTGTCTATTAAGATACGTCCCAGAACATATGACGGCGACACCCCTCGGGAGGATAAAAGGGGAATACGCGAAAAGTCAAGGATAGTCCTGACAAACCCATACCAATTGCATCTTATATTGTCCTGGCATCACCAATGGTCAAGATTCTATAAGAACCTCAGATATATCGTGATAGATGAGTCACATTACTACAAGGGCGTTTTCGGTTCAAACGTTGCCTTCCTGATTAAAAGGCTGAAAAGGATTGCCAATTTCTATGGCTCATATCCGCAGTTCATATTGTCCTCAGCCACACTTGCAAACCCGTTGGAACTTGCAAACAGGCTGACAGGGGAAGACTTCAAGCTTGTCGACAATGACACATCCCCAAGCGGAGAGAAGGACTTCATTCTATACAACCCATTCAAGAATTATGTCCGAAAGAAGATCAACACGCAGAATGCGCCTTCAGTGCACATGGAAACGGAAAACATTTTCATGTACATGATGCTCAAAAACATTCAGACATTATGCTTCACCGTTTCACGTAAAACCACAGAACTGATTGCGATGTGGGCCAAAAAGGACATGACTCAGGTAAAGGGCAAGCTGGCCCATCGTATTGCAGCATATCGTGCAGGATATCAGGCCCAGGAGAGACGTGAGATTGAAGAGGGACTCAAAAGCGGAAAATACCTGGGAGTGACATGCACTAATGCATTGGAATTGGGAATAAATATCGGTTCCCTTGATGCTGTAATCATTTCAGGCTATCCCGGAACAATGATTTCAACATGGCAACAGGCTGGAAGGGCAGGAAGAAGCAACCAAAAGTCCCTGGCAGTATTGATAGCATTTGAAAACCAGCTGGACCAGTATTTCATGAACAATCCTAAATTCTTCTTCGACAAGCCCCATGAAAATGCAATCATAGACTTGAAAAATCCGATTTTGCAGGAGGCCCATCTTTTGTGTGCGGCCAAGGAACTGCCTTTGCAGAGGGGTGAGGCGGAAAAGTACTTCGGCATTTCACAGAACGTTATTGACGGCATGGTCGCCAGGAAGGACTTGCATGAAAACCATAGGGGAGACTTCATATATCCGTATGACGACAGTCCCGCACTTGACCATTCCCTTGACCAGATTTCATCAGAGGAATTCAAGGTAATGAATAACGGAAAGCTTTTGGAGACAATGGAGCGTTCACAGGTTTATCGTGAAGCCCATGAGGGAGCAATCCTTATCAACAAGGGAGACACCTACGTCGTCAATGATGTTAATCTGAAGAGCGGCTATGTGAATGTCTCAAAAGAGGTTGTGGATTACCATACGATGGTCTTGAACCAGACTGACATCAGCATCAGGAAGAAGCTGTCAAAAACAAAATACGGCGACTTGACAATACACTTCGGGGAACTGACAGTAAGTGAAGATTACTTCAAATACAAAAAGATGCATTTTTCAAAAGCAATTGGAACATATCCTCTTGAACTGCCTCCTTTGAAGTTCAACACCAAGGGATTGTGGTTCACAATACCGAAACGTGTTCAGGACACCTTGGAAGACATGTTTCCAAATGAGGAGGAGGTCTTTGCAGGGGGCCTTCATGGAGCGGAGCACGCATTGATCGGACTCTTCCCATTGCATACGATGTGCGACAGGTTTGACATTGGAGGGCTGTCAACAAACTATCATGAGGACACCCAGGAAGCGACAATATTCATTTATGATGGATATGAAGGTGGAATAGGCATCTGTGAAAAGGCTGCTGATGTGTTTGTGGAATTGCTGAACTCAACAATTGACATGCTGAACAATTGCCAATGCCAAAGTGGCTGTCCCGCATGCATCTACTCACCAAAATGCGGAAACGATAACAAGCCATTGCACAAGAACGCCACAAAATACATTCTTGAGTTCATGTCCAAACTGATATCCAATGAGGATGACAGTGAAATCGAGGCTGAAGTAATCGTTGAGGAGATTGTGATTCCGGACGACTTTGATGAGGCCTATGATTTATATAAAAAGGGAGACTATTCGGCTTCAAAGGACCTTTTGAACAACATAATCTCAAATGATAAGAGACATGCCAGGGCATTGGCCCTTATGGCTCAAATCTTATATGAACAGGACCAGAAGGATATAGCGTTACTGTTTACCAAAAAGGCATTGTCTGCCGACAGGTCAAACGAAATGGCAAATGAGCTTGAAGTCCTGCTTACCAACAAGCCTCAAAAGGAAATGGTGGAGTTGAACTCCCTTGATGATGTAGATACATTATATGAGGAAGCCTATGACCTGTATGAACAGGGAGACTTGGCCACAGCTTCCGATATTCTGGTGAAATTATTGGATTTCGATGATAGAAATTCAGAAGCGTTGGCATTGATGGGATTGATATATTACCATTCAGGAATTTTCCCAAAGGCGGTTGAATATTATAAAAAAGCGTCAAAAATAAATAAGAATGGTGAAATGGTTAGGGAATTGAAGATGAGGGTTGCTTAA
- a CDS encoding UvrD-helicase domain-containing protein, protein MISYDEFEDIVVDILERDISSNKNQQKAILSKSDESLFIVAGPGSGKTTVMVLKILKYIFVDDIDPNEILATTFTRKAAEELYSRILGWGDEIKNHLLDNVDDFESIAKIDRIDFNQIKIGTTDSIAEELLRDFKKPGENQAIVIEEFVANSAMMRIIIENEAYLNKELVEYLKELSGKSKMEEPSKLSEILVNIKNRLFYDQIDIDKLYEQSKEGSGERIALDCIREYEKTLKSMNTIDFAMLEALFLNKLKSGDLNEFLDEIRIVLIDEYQDTNLIQEDIYFTIAKSAIENGGSITVVGDDDQSLYRFRGATVDLFTHYPERVKQRLGIDITEINLQTNYRSTENIIEHCNQFVELDSEYQKARVANKPKIIAPDFEKDKMPVLGMFRNNPEMLAKDLSIFINKLVNKGECDLKVMQVLNKEYYEKMNEPLDIAKLQQIRSENLKAGKEMESIKLKLDDDYGSASDIAILSYSPKEVSHGNRSFLFSLRKHLKRLKNPIEMFNPRGIDLQEIDVVGIFCGLMLECIDPESTFQRSDKTIPKLAVRNMNRWRLKAKDYMKMNPEPREPISLSEFVTYWQLRRPRGHDEWPKRASLMELAYKLTTWIEELQDDVEGIVYLEAITKSITQTGFFNEYHSAISFYNKKQEAESVLEAIWNIFIPLSTGGVKIDESLLETLPDDRVNVLSIHQSKGLEFPLVIVDVGSKFKTNNIKTQILRFPKSLDDKITIEDSVRQHSSLGQSERSERDRSFDDLTRLYFVAFSRAESVLLLVGLSPAIEGYTKRNDHFNIPNVALGWSRDEKYVGFKEIYLV, encoded by the coding sequence ATGATATCATATGATGAATTTGAAGATATTGTAGTGGATATTCTTGAAAGAGATATTTCTTCAAATAAAAATCAGCAAAAGGCAATACTGTCAAAAAGCGATGAATCCCTTTTTATTGTAGCGGGACCAGGTTCCGGTAAAACAACCGTTATGGTTCTAAAAATACTTAAATACATTTTTGTAGATGACATTGACCCAAATGAGATACTGGCAACAACTTTTACAAGAAAAGCCGCAGAGGAACTGTACTCACGTATTCTCGGATGGGGAGATGAAATCAAAAACCACCTGCTGGACAATGTGGATGATTTCGAAAGCATCGCTAAAATCGACAGGATAGACTTCAATCAAATCAAGATTGGAACAACCGACAGTATCGCCGAGGAATTACTCAGGGACTTTAAAAAACCTGGTGAAAACCAAGCCATTGTCATTGAAGAATTCGTTGCCAACTCAGCAATGATGAGAATTATTATAGAAAATGAAGCATATCTCAATAAGGAATTAGTGGAATACCTCAAGGAACTAAGCGGCAAATCCAAGATGGAAGAGCCATCAAAATTAAGTGAAATACTTGTTAACATCAAGAACAGGTTATTCTACGACCAGATTGACATTGACAAATTATATGAGCAAAGCAAAGAGGGAAGCGGAGAGCGCATTGCCCTGGATTGCATAAGGGAATACGAGAAAACTTTGAAAAGCATGAACACCATCGATTTTGCAATGCTAGAGGCATTGTTCCTAAATAAACTCAAAAGCGGAGATTTAAATGAATTCCTTGATGAGATAAGGATTGTTCTAATCGATGAATATCAGGACACCAACCTCATACAGGAGGACATATACTTCACAATTGCCAAATCAGCCATTGAAAATGGAGGGAGCATAACCGTTGTGGGAGACGATGACCAGTCACTGTACCGCTTCAGAGGTGCGACAGTAGACCTCTTCACGCATTACCCTGAAAGAGTCAAGCAGAGACTTGGCATAGACATCACAGAGATTAACCTGCAGACAAACTACCGCTCAACAGAAAACATCATAGAGCACTGCAACCAGTTTGTGGAACTTGACAGTGAATATCAAAAAGCAAGGGTGGCAAACAAGCCGAAAATCATAGCCCCTGATTTTGAAAAGGACAAAATGCCTGTTTTGGGAATGTTCAGAAACAATCCTGAAATGCTTGCAAAGGACCTGTCAATATTCATCAACAAGCTGGTCAACAAGGGAGAGTGTGACCTAAAGGTAATGCAGGTGCTGAATAAGGAATATTATGAAAAGATGAATGAACCTCTTGACATTGCCAAATTACAGCAAATCAGAAGTGAAAACCTCAAAGCAGGAAAGGAAATGGAAAGCATCAAGCTTAAATTGGATGATGATTATGGATCCGCTTCGGATATTGCTATATTGTCATATTCACCAAAAGAGGTGTCCCATGGAAACCGTTCCTTTTTATTTTCACTTAGAAAACATCTCAAAAGACTCAAGAATCCTATTGAAATGTTCAATCCAAGGGGAATTGACCTGCAGGAAATTGATGTAGTGGGAATCTTCTGCGGATTGATGCTCGAATGCATAGATCCCGAGTCAACATTCCAACGTTCAGACAAGACAATTCCGAAATTGGCCGTGAGAAACATGAACAGATGGAGGCTTAAGGCAAAGGATTACATGAAAATGAATCCAGAACCTCGCGAACCCATTTCATTAAGCGAATTTGTCACCTATTGGCAGCTCAGACGACCGAGAGGACATGACGAATGGCCGAAAAGGGCTAGCCTAATGGAACTTGCCTACAAGCTGACAACATGGATTGAGGAGCTGCAGGATGATGTTGAGGGAATAGTGTATCTGGAGGCAATCACCAAATCAATCACACAGACAGGATTTTTCAATGAATATCACTCAGCAATTTCATTTTATAATAAAAAACAAGAGGCAGAATCAGTTCTTGAGGCCATATGGAACATTTTCATTCCATTATCAACCGGTGGGGTCAAGATTGACGAATCACTGCTTGAAACCCTGCCTGACGATAGGGTGAATGTCCTATCAATTCACCAGTCAAAGGGATTGGAGTTTCCGCTTGTCATCGTTGACGTGGGTTCAAAATTCAAGACAAACAACATAAAAACCCAAATATTGAGATTTCCAAAGTCTCTTGATGACAAGATAACCATTGAGGACAGTGTAAGGCAGCACAGCTCTCTTGGGCAAAGCGAAAGAAGCGAAAGGGACCGTTCTTTCGACGACTTGACAAGACTATACTTTGTAGCGTTTTCCAGAGCGGAAAGTGTATTGCTGCTTGTTGGACTGAGTCCCGCCATTGAAGGTTATACGAAAAGAAACGACCACTTCAACATACCGAACGTTGCTCTTGGATGGAGCAGGGATGAGAAATACGTTGGATTCAAGGAGATATATTTAGTTTAG